Proteins co-encoded in one Streptomyces sp. SLBN-31 genomic window:
- a CDS encoding helix-turn-helix transcriptional regulator — MANALQQLIRDRLDRKGWSYGDVARRGGIPRSTVHHLATADRVVRMPQSATLEGLSKGLELPLDTVRRAAAEACGIHVYGSPGDGDPETAATDPEVDLLIASLQKLSADDRRHVTALVESLLDRSAPRAPEK; from the coding sequence GTGGCCAACGCACTGCAGCAGTTGATCCGTGACCGCCTCGACCGCAAGGGCTGGTCCTACGGCGATGTCGCACGCCGCGGCGGCATCCCGCGCTCCACCGTCCACCACCTCGCCACCGCCGACCGCGTCGTCCGCATGCCCCAGTCGGCCACCCTGGAGGGACTGTCCAAGGGACTGGAACTCCCGTTGGACACCGTGCGCCGCGCCGCCGCCGAGGCCTGCGGCATCCACGTCTACGGCAGCCCCGGCGACGGCGACCCGGAGACCGCCGCCACCGATCCCGAGGTCGACCTGCTCATCGCCAGCCTCCAGAAGCTGTCGGCCGACGACCGCCGGCACGTGACCGCCCTCGTGGAGTCACTGCTCGACCGCTCGGCCCCTCGCGCACCGGAGAAGTGA
- a CDS encoding DUF4287 domain-containing protein translates to MSHVLSEETHRNMLARIPHCTGREVSDWLRTVEEGPALFRFEEKVSWLRHEHNLAYGHAKAIVHEYDLRRAARKLL, encoded by the coding sequence ATGTCCCACGTCCTCTCCGAGGAGACCCACCGCAACATGCTCGCCCGCATCCCCCACTGCACCGGTCGTGAAGTGTCCGACTGGCTGCGCACCGTCGAAGAAGGCCCCGCCCTCTTCCGCTTCGAGGAAAAGGTCAGCTGGCTCCGCCACGAGCACAACCTCGCGTACGGCCACGCGAAGGCGATCGTCCACGAATACGACCTGAGGAGGGCAGCGCGCAAACTGCTCTAG
- a CDS encoding Bax inhibitor-1/YccA family protein encodes MRSRNPVFSRRGFSRDNGYAGFNTAPQAGGPAVGTQANPYGQQYGNPYAQNPYAQQDLQHGAPPQAPATTGRMTMDDVVLRTASTLGTLIVTAALAWALLPVDDANLNRSYGIGFVAMIVGMVLAFVQSFKRTASPALILSYAAFEGVFLGVLSSVVDNRIASGAAMQAVIGTMAVFAGVLVAYKAGWIRVNRRFYGFVMAAAIGFVLLMMVNLLFAVFGGGDGLGFRSGPLGVFFGVVGIILGACFLALDFKQVEDGIAYGAPKNEAWLAAFGLTLTLVWIYMEFLRIIAILNSND; translated from the coding sequence ATGAGGAGCAGAAACCCGGTCTTCTCGCGACGGGGGTTCAGCCGCGACAACGGCTACGCGGGCTTCAACACCGCGCCGCAGGCCGGGGGGCCCGCTGTCGGCACGCAGGCCAACCCGTACGGACAGCAGTACGGCAACCCCTACGCGCAGAACCCTTACGCCCAGCAGGACCTGCAGCACGGCGCCCCGCCCCAGGCCCCGGCCACCACCGGCCGGATGACCATGGACGACGTCGTCCTGCGCACCGCGTCCACCCTCGGCACCCTGATCGTCACGGCCGCGCTCGCCTGGGCGCTGCTGCCGGTCGACGACGCCAACCTCAACCGCTCGTACGGCATCGGCTTCGTCGCGATGATCGTCGGCATGGTCCTGGCGTTCGTGCAGTCCTTCAAGCGCACGGCCTCGCCGGCGCTGATCCTGTCCTACGCCGCGTTCGAGGGCGTCTTCCTCGGCGTCCTGTCGAGCGTCGTGGACAACCGCATCGCCAGCGGCGCGGCCATGCAGGCCGTGATCGGCACGATGGCGGTGTTCGCCGGTGTGCTGGTGGCCTACAAGGCCGGCTGGATCCGCGTCAACCGCCGCTTCTACGGCTTCGTGATGGCGGCCGCGATCGGCTTCGTGCTGCTGATGATGGTGAACCTGCTGTTCGCGGTCTTCGGCGGCGGTGACGGACTCGGCTTCCGCAGCGGCCCGCTCGGCGTCTTCTTCGGCGTCGTCGGCATCATCCTCGGCGCGTGCTTCCTCGCCCTGGACTTCAAGCAGGTCGAGGACGGCATCGCCTACGGCGCGCCGAAGAACGAGGCGTGGCTGGCGGCCTTCGGGCTCACGCTGACGCTGGTGTGGATCTACATGGAGTTCCTGCGGATCATCGCGATCCTCAACAGCAACGACTAG
- a CDS encoding 4-hydroxybenzoate 3-monooxygenase yields the protein MRTTVGIIGAGPAGLLLARLLHNAGIDSVVLESHDRAYVEQRQRAGILEQGTVDVLRAAGAGERMDREGLRHDGIELRYDRKRHRVDFPALTGGRSVMVYAQTEVCKDLIALQLKEGGPLLFEAEALAVEGADTDSPSVRFRHEGREEVLECEYVVGCDGFWGVARKAVPAELVRVFERTYPFGWLGVLADVPPSHDELVYARHDRGFALLSMRSPSVSRLYLQVPEGTDAGDWTDEEIWDELERRFETEDGWRLGRGPITQKSVTPMRSYVHEPMRHGRLFLAGDAAHIVPPTGAKGLNLAVGDVVTFARALSYRTETGSDALLDAYSETCLRRVWQAERFSYDMTTMLHPAPGAAPFDDRLQLARLDRIATSRAAETDLAEGYTGFPLDDGRVGPSGEGNQGPA from the coding sequence ATGCGTACCACCGTCGGCATCATCGGAGCCGGCCCCGCCGGCCTGCTCCTCGCCCGGCTGCTTCACAACGCCGGGATCGACTCGGTCGTCCTGGAGAGCCACGACCGCGCCTACGTCGAGCAGCGCCAGCGCGCCGGAATCCTCGAGCAGGGCACGGTGGACGTGCTGCGGGCGGCCGGCGCCGGGGAGCGGATGGACCGGGAAGGGCTCCGGCACGACGGCATCGAGCTGCGGTACGACAGGAAGCGCCATCGCGTCGACTTCCCCGCCCTCACCGGCGGCCGGTCGGTGATGGTCTACGCCCAGACCGAGGTGTGCAAGGACCTCATCGCCCTCCAGCTCAAGGAGGGCGGCCCGCTGCTGTTCGAGGCGGAGGCGCTGGCCGTCGAGGGCGCGGACACCGACAGTCCGTCCGTCCGCTTCCGGCACGAGGGCCGGGAGGAGGTCCTGGAGTGCGAGTACGTCGTCGGCTGCGACGGGTTCTGGGGAGTGGCCAGGAAGGCCGTCCCCGCCGAGCTCGTCCGGGTCTTCGAACGCACGTACCCCTTTGGCTGGCTCGGTGTCCTCGCCGACGTGCCGCCCTCCCACGACGAGCTCGTCTACGCCCGCCACGACCGCGGCTTCGCCCTGCTGTCCATGCGCTCCCCGTCGGTGTCCCGGCTCTACCTCCAGGTCCCCGAGGGCACGGACGCCGGGGACTGGACCGACGAGGAGATCTGGGACGAGCTGGAGCGCCGCTTCGAGACCGAGGACGGGTGGCGCCTGGGGCGCGGACCGATCACCCAGAAGTCGGTGACGCCGATGCGGTCCTACGTCCACGAACCCATGCGTCACGGCCGTCTCTTCCTGGCCGGCGACGCCGCCCACATCGTTCCGCCGACCGGCGCCAAGGGGCTCAACCTGGCCGTCGGCGACGTCGTCACCTTCGCGCGGGCGCTGTCGTACCGGACGGAGACCGGGTCGGACGCGCTGCTCGACGCCTACTCCGAGACCTGCCTGCGCCGCGTCTGGCAGGCCGAGCGGTTCTCGTACGACATGACGACGATGCTGCACCCGGCCCCCGGTGCCGCGCCCTTCGACGACCGCCTCCAGCTCGCCCGTCTGGACCGGATCGCGACCTCCCGGGCCGCCGAGACCGACCTGGCCGAGGGGTACACCGGCTTTCCCCTGGACGACGGCCGTGTGGGCCCCTCCGGTGAGGGGAATCAGGGACCCGCGTAG
- a CDS encoding ABC transporter ATP-binding protein: MTTTPVADRSTATVAARATDLSKIYGQGETQVVALDRVSVDFRQAEFTAIMGPSGSGKSTLMHCVAGLDTFSSGSVRIGETELGSLKDKQLTKLRRDKIGFIFQAFNLLPTLTALENITLPMDIAGRKPDKQWLERVIEMVGLRDRLGHRPSQLSGGQQQRVAVARALASRPDIIFGDEPTGNLDSRSGAEVLGFLRNSVRELGQTVVMVTHDPVAAAYADRVVFLADGRIVDHMYGPTAESVLDFMKQFDAKGRTS, encoded by the coding sequence GTGACCACCACACCCGTCGCCGACCGGTCCACCGCGACCGTGGCCGCACGCGCCACGGATCTTTCGAAGATCTACGGACAGGGCGAGACCCAGGTGGTCGCCCTGGACCGCGTCTCCGTGGACTTCCGGCAGGCCGAGTTCACCGCGATCATGGGCCCCTCCGGGTCGGGCAAGTCCACGCTGATGCACTGCGTGGCCGGCCTCGACACCTTCTCCTCGGGATCCGTGCGCATCGGCGAGACCGAGTTGGGCTCGCTCAAGGACAAGCAGCTCACCAAGTTGCGCCGGGACAAGATCGGCTTCATCTTCCAGGCGTTCAACCTGCTGCCGACGCTCACGGCCCTGGAGAACATCACCCTTCCGATGGACATCGCGGGCCGCAAGCCGGACAAGCAGTGGCTGGAGCGGGTCATCGAGATGGTGGGCCTGCGCGACCGGCTCGGCCACCGCCCCTCCCAGCTCTCCGGCGGCCAGCAGCAGCGCGTGGCCGTCGCCCGGGCCCTCGCCTCCAGGCCGGACATCATCTTCGGCGACGAGCCGACCGGAAACCTCGACTCCCGCTCCGGCGCCGAGGTCCTGGGCTTCCTGCGCAACTCCGTTCGGGAGCTGGGGCAGACGGTCGTGATGGTGACCCACGACCCGGTGGCGGCGGCGTACGCGGACCGGGTGGTCTTCCTCGCGGACGGACGGATCGTCGACCACATGTACGGCCCCACCGCGGAGTCCGTCCTGGACTTCATGAAGCAGTTCGACGCGAAGGGCCGTACCAGCTGA
- a CDS encoding acetyl-CoA C-acetyltransferase: MPEAVIVSTARSPIGRAFKGSLKDLRPDDLAATIIQAALAKVPELDPKDIEDLMLGCGLPGGEQGNNLGRIVAVQMGMDHLPGCTITRYCSSSLQTSRMALHAIKAGEGDVFISAGVEMVSRYVKGNSDSLPDTHNPLFAEAEARTAEVAAQENTTWHDPREDGLVPDPYIAMGQTAENLARLKGVTRQDMDEFGVRSQNLAEEAIKNGFWEREITPVTLPDGTVVSKDDGPRAGVTLDGVAGLKPVFRPDGLVTAGNCCPLNDGAAAVVIMSDTKARELGLTPLARIVSTGVSGLSPEIMGLGPVEASKQALSRAGLTIGDIDLVEINEAFAAQVIPSYRDLGIPLEKLNVNGGAIAVGHPFGMTGARITGTLINSLQFHDKQFGLETMCVGGGQGMAMVIERLS, from the coding sequence ATGCCCGAAGCCGTGATCGTCTCGACCGCCCGCTCCCCCATCGGCCGCGCCTTCAAGGGCTCCCTGAAAGACCTGCGCCCCGACGACCTCGCCGCCACGATCATCCAGGCCGCCCTCGCCAAGGTCCCCGAGCTGGACCCGAAGGACATCGAGGACCTGATGCTCGGCTGTGGTCTGCCCGGCGGCGAGCAGGGCAACAACCTCGGCCGTATCGTCGCCGTGCAGATGGGCATGGACCACCTGCCGGGCTGCACCATCACCCGGTACTGCTCCTCCTCCCTGCAGACCTCCCGCATGGCCCTGCACGCCATCAAGGCCGGCGAGGGCGACGTCTTCATCTCGGCCGGCGTCGAGATGGTCTCCCGGTACGTGAAGGGGAACTCCGACAGCCTCCCCGACACGCACAACCCCCTCTTCGCCGAGGCCGAGGCCCGCACCGCCGAGGTCGCCGCGCAGGAGAACACCACCTGGCACGACCCGCGCGAGGACGGCCTGGTCCCCGACCCGTACATCGCGATGGGGCAGACCGCCGAGAACCTGGCCCGCCTCAAGGGCGTCACCCGCCAGGACATGGACGAGTTCGGCGTCCGTTCGCAGAACCTCGCGGAGGAAGCCATCAAGAACGGCTTCTGGGAGCGCGAGATCACCCCGGTGACCCTCCCCGACGGCACGGTCGTCTCCAAGGACGACGGCCCGCGCGCCGGTGTCACCCTGGACGGCGTCGCCGGCCTCAAGCCCGTCTTCCGTCCCGACGGCCTGGTCACCGCCGGCAACTGCTGCCCGCTGAACGACGGCGCCGCCGCGGTCGTCATCATGAGCGACACCAAGGCCCGCGAGCTCGGCCTCACCCCGCTCGCCCGCATCGTGTCGACCGGCGTCTCCGGTCTCTCCCCCGAGATCATGGGCCTCGGCCCGGTCGAGGCGAGCAAGCAGGCCCTGAGCCGCGCCGGCCTGACCATCGGCGACATCGACCTGGTCGAGATCAACGAGGCGTTCGCCGCCCAGGTGATCCCCTCCTACCGCGACCTCGGCATCCCGCTGGAGAAGCTGAACGTCAACGGCGGCGCCATCGCCGTCGGCCACCCCTTCGGCATGACCGGCGCCCGCATCACAGGCACGCTCATCAACTCCCTGCAGTTCCACGACAAGCAGTTCGGCCTGGAGACCATGTGCGTCGGCGGCGGCCAGGGCATGGCGATGGTCATCGAGCGTCTGAGCTGA
- a CDS encoding ABC transporter permease — protein MFRTALRDVLAHKARLLMTVLAVMLGVAFVSGTLVFTNTISDAYQNSSAKGFDRVDVAVSAKYQEDKGNTISKTPELTQAMLDRSAKVPGAASAVGVVNGFTAIADKHGKLIGGGFQSQGGNYWGDKDARYPLKSGSAPHGANQVAIDAKTAERAGYKVGDTVRLSVDGPVLTPTISGVFTTDDGNVAAGGSLALFDTATAQKLFGKPGTYDEIDVKAAAGTSQAALKAGLDKALGTERVETTTGQKLADDQAEQISSSMSGLKQGLLVFAGIALFVGTFIIANTFTMLVAQRTRELALMRAVGASRRQVTRSVLIEAFVVGTVAGVTGLVAGIGIGAGLRSLMGTLGATVPDGPLVITPGTVASALVVGIVITMLAAWLPGRRAAKIPPVAAMSSIHAQATTKSLVLRNTLGALFSAAGVAVVLAATTMDGSDGQAPMGLGAVLLIIGVFILTPLLSRPLIAAAAPALRIFGVAGKLARQNSVRNPRRTAATASALMIGLTLITGMTVMAGSLQKSIDKMASAAIRADYVVSMANGNYLSPDVDRKLNATGGVTATSPLRNVYSRIDGTGESLTGVNGAAIGELTDLKVDQGTFKVGGTQVVVDEDTAKSHGWKAGSAFTAHYEDGRSSRLTVSGVYEGNELIRGILLDKAVVTPHMTDPGDMQVLVRTADGASSATKDKLEKALGTNPAIKVQSKQDLSNDIAQMFTLMLNMLYGLLAMAVIVAVLGVINTLAMSVFERSQEIGMLRAIGLDRKGIKRMVRLESLVISLFGGVLGIGLGVFFGWAAGELLGTKMATYELVLPWARMAVFLLLAATVGILAALWPARRAARLNMLTAIKSE, from the coding sequence ATGTTCCGCACCGCCCTGCGCGACGTGCTTGCGCACAAGGCCAGGCTGTTGATGACCGTGCTCGCCGTCATGCTCGGCGTCGCGTTCGTCTCCGGGACCCTGGTCTTCACCAACACCATCTCCGACGCCTACCAGAACAGTTCGGCCAAGGGCTTCGACCGGGTCGACGTCGCCGTGTCCGCCAAGTACCAGGAGGACAAGGGCAACACGATCAGCAAGACGCCCGAGCTGACCCAGGCCATGCTCGACCGGAGCGCGAAGGTGCCGGGCGCGGCCTCCGCGGTCGGCGTCGTGAACGGCTTCACCGCCATCGCCGACAAGCACGGCAAGCTCATCGGCGGCGGCTTCCAGTCGCAGGGCGGCAACTACTGGGGCGACAAGGACGCCCGGTACCCGCTCAAGTCCGGCAGCGCTCCGCACGGCGCGAACCAGGTCGCCATCGACGCGAAGACGGCCGAACGCGCCGGGTACAAGGTCGGCGACACGGTCCGCCTCTCCGTCGACGGCCCGGTCCTCACCCCGACGATCAGCGGCGTCTTCACCACCGACGACGGCAACGTCGCCGCCGGCGGCAGCCTCGCCCTGTTCGACACGGCCACCGCCCAGAAGCTGTTCGGCAAGCCCGGCACGTACGACGAGATCGACGTGAAGGCCGCCGCCGGCACCTCCCAGGCCGCGCTGAAGGCCGGGCTGGACAAGGCGCTGGGCACGGAGCGGGTGGAGACCACCACCGGCCAGAAGCTCGCCGACGACCAGGCCGAGCAGATCTCGTCCTCGATGAGCGGGCTGAAGCAGGGCCTGCTGGTCTTCGCGGGCATCGCGCTCTTCGTCGGCACGTTCATCATCGCCAACACCTTCACCATGCTGGTCGCCCAGCGCACCCGGGAACTCGCGCTGATGCGCGCGGTCGGCGCCTCGCGCCGCCAGGTCACCCGGTCGGTGCTGATCGAGGCGTTCGTGGTCGGCACGGTCGCGGGCGTCACGGGCCTGGTCGCGGGCATCGGCATCGGCGCCGGTCTGCGCTCGCTGATGGGCACCCTCGGCGCCACCGTCCCGGACGGGCCGCTGGTCATCACGCCGGGCACGGTCGCGAGCGCCCTCGTGGTCGGCATCGTCATCACCATGCTGGCGGCCTGGCTGCCCGGCCGCCGGGCCGCGAAGATCCCGCCGGTCGCCGCGATGAGCAGCATCCACGCCCAGGCGACGACCAAGTCACTGGTGCTGCGCAACACCCTGGGTGCGCTGTTCAGCGCCGCGGGCGTCGCGGTGGTGCTGGCCGCCACGACGATGGACGGCTCGGACGGTCAGGCCCCGATGGGTCTCGGCGCGGTCCTGCTGATCATCGGCGTCTTCATCCTCACGCCGCTGCTGTCGCGCCCGCTGATCGCGGCCGCCGCGCCGGCCTTGCGGATCTTCGGTGTCGCGGGCAAGCTGGCCCGCCAGAACTCGGTGCGCAACCCGCGCCGCACCGCGGCCACCGCGTCCGCGCTGATGATCGGACTCACCCTCATCACCGGCATGACGGTGATGGCGGGCAGCCTGCAGAAGTCGATCGACAAGATGGCCTCCGCCGCGATCAGGGCCGACTACGTGGTCTCCATGGCCAACGGCAACTACCTCTCGCCGGACGTCGACCGGAAACTGAACGCGACCGGTGGGGTGACCGCCACCAGCCCGCTGCGCAACGTCTACTCGCGCATCGACGGCACGGGCGAGTCCCTGACCGGGGTGAACGGCGCCGCGATCGGCGAGCTGACCGACCTCAAGGTCGACCAGGGCACCTTCAAGGTGGGCGGCACGCAGGTCGTCGTCGACGAGGACACCGCCAAGTCGCACGGCTGGAAGGCCGGTTCGGCCTTCACCGCGCACTACGAGGACGGCAGGTCCTCCCGCCTGACGGTCTCCGGGGTCTACGAGGGCAACGAGCTGATCAGGGGCATCCTGCTGGACAAGGCCGTGGTCACCCCGCACATGACCGACCCGGGCGACATGCAGGTCCTGGTCCGGACGGCCGACGGGGCGTCGAGCGCCACGAAGGACAAGCTGGAGAAGGCCCTCGGAACCAACCCGGCCATCAAGGTCCAGAGCAAGCAGGACCTGTCCAACGACATCGCGCAGATGTTCACGCTGATGCTGAACATGCTCTACGGCCTGCTGGCCATGGCGGTGATCGTGGCCGTCCTCGGCGTCATCAACACCCTGGCCATGTCGGTCTTCGAACGCTCGCAGGAGATCGGCATGCTCCGCGCGATCGGTCTCGACCGCAAGGGCATCAAGCGCATGGTGCGCCTGGAGTCCCTGGTCATCTCCCTGTTCGGCGGGGTGCTCGGCATCGGCCTGGGCGTCTTCTTCGGCTGGGCGGCCGGCGAGCTGCTCGGCACGAAGATGGCGACGTACGAACTGGTCCTGCCCTGGGCGAGGATGGCCGTCTTCCTCCTCCTCGCGGCGACGGTCGGCATCCTGGCGGCCCTGTGGCCGGCCCGGCGCGCCGCCCGCCTGAACATGCTGACGGCGATCAAGTCGGAGTAG